Proteins encoded by one window of Sphingomonas ginkgonis:
- a CDS encoding C39 family peptidase, whose product MATALFLSAAMPVGPRFLLPTPIGDVSAPIRTMLDRKFATVLKQRYDFSCGSASLASLLRFHYDLPVDEAQVFQGMWRNGDRAQIRKLGFSLLDMKRYLEARGLAANGFKVSLRDIQRRQVPGIALVDMKGYKHFVVIKGIAGENVLVGDPSRGLMIEPIAHFEQAWNGIYFVIDPDTRAGRFNAGAQWASVARAPTNGRFTNPVSLQALWLTAPFFGEF is encoded by the coding sequence ATGGCGACAGCCCTGTTCCTGTCGGCCGCAATGCCCGTCGGACCCAGGTTCCTGCTACCCACCCCGATCGGCGATGTCAGTGCTCCGATCCGGACCATGCTCGACCGCAAGTTCGCGACCGTGCTCAAGCAGCGGTATGACTTCAGTTGCGGCTCCGCTTCGCTGGCGTCGCTACTGCGGTTTCACTACGATCTCCCGGTCGATGAAGCCCAGGTGTTCCAGGGCATGTGGCGCAACGGTGACCGAGCTCAAATCCGAAAGCTCGGCTTTTCGCTCCTCGACATGAAGCGATATCTCGAGGCGCGCGGCCTGGCCGCCAACGGCTTCAAAGTATCCCTCCGCGACATCCAGCGCCGCCAGGTCCCCGGCATCGCGCTGGTCGACATGAAAGGGTACAAGCACTTCGTCGTGATCAAGGGCATTGCCGGCGAGAATGTGCTCGTCGGAGATCCCTCTCGCGGTCTGATGATTGAGCCCATCGCTCACTTCGAACAAGCTTGGAATGGCATTTACTTCGTCATCGATCCGGACACCCGTGCAGGCCGGTTCAACGCCGGGGCCCAATGGGCCAGCGTCGCTCGCGCGCCGACGAACGGTCGGTTCACCAATCCTGTCAGCCTTCAGGCGCTGTGGCTCACGGCGCCCTTCTTCGGAGAGTTCTGA